One Dictyoglomus thermophilum H-6-12 DNA window includes the following coding sequences:
- a CDS encoding DinB family protein, translating into MTTRIERILKYMDDAFKKDRGLWSHSVMDVLENVSSKEATFKKENTHSIWEIVNHLIFGKEYLISILEGKELPSEDDFKTPTDTSEEAWKNTVKKLEETHNKLIEILKSKTDEDLGKNLGEYGTLEDNLYGIISHDCYHAGQIVLLLQLMGINL; encoded by the coding sequence ATGACTACAAGGATTGAGAGAATCCTAAAATATATGGATGATGCCTTTAAAAAAGATAGAGGTCTTTGGTCTCACTCAGTTATGGACGTTTTAGAAAACGTCTCCTCAAAAGAAGCAACGTTTAAAAAAGAAAATACTCATAGCATATGGGAAATTGTCAATCACCTTATCTTTGGAAAAGAATACCTAATAAGTATACTTGAAGGAAAGGAACTTCCTTCCGAGGATGATTTTAAAACTCCTACAGATACTTCTGAAGAAGCATGGAAGAATACCGTTAAAAAACTTGAAGAAACTCACAACAAACTCATAGAGATTTTAAAATCAAAAACCGATGAAGATCTGGGTAAAAATTTGGGCGAGTACGGAACCTTAGAAGACAATCTTTATGGTATAATAAGCCATGATTGTTACCATGCTGGTCAAATTGTATTACTCTTACAGCTTATGGGTATTAATTTATAG
- a CDS encoding MFS transporter, giving the protein MKREIFLLKIFFFIYFSAWVFIFSFIPVYLREVINFSIGMIGLLSAISSLAGAIFQVYVGYLSDKLGKRKPFILISFVVLIFIYTFVFPYLKTFWSFLIIYFVAGMATSIITTLANVLVMDYAVSNNTGSHYASVRIWGSIGFLLVMLATGFFPKLVEPKVMFPMIGLIYLLGFIVSVMIKEPPIKSGISRVDFRSVKKLTFRPEIRNFLIFYIIYYIALLGASSNVNLLIRSLGGENRHISFAYSASSFSEIPFMLIWGYLSDKLGRKPILVFTSIILPIRIFLYTLTNNPWHIILIQLMHSLTFAVIGTIPVVYMNDLVPPEERATAQGLLGMSMALSSTLGPLISGVVADLTGLVGMYRFLTFVALVSTILAITSLKESKNKGVPTN; this is encoded by the coding sequence ATGAAAAGAGAGATATTTTTATTAAAGATTTTCTTTTTTATATATTTCTCTGCATGGGTATTTATCTTCTCTTTTATTCCTGTTTATTTGAGAGAGGTAATAAATTTTTCCATAGGTATGATTGGATTATTGTCTGCCATATCTTCTCTTGCGGGTGCTATTTTTCAGGTTTATGTGGGATATCTTTCAGATAAATTAGGTAAAAGAAAACCCTTTATTCTTATAAGTTTTGTTGTTCTTATATTTATATACACTTTTGTTTTTCCTTACTTAAAAACTTTTTGGTCTTTCTTAATTATTTACTTTGTTGCTGGCATGGCTACAAGTATTATTACTACTCTGGCAAATGTCCTTGTTATGGATTATGCGGTATCAAATAATACAGGGAGTCATTATGCCTCTGTAAGGATATGGGGAAGCATAGGATTTTTACTTGTTATGCTTGCAACTGGATTTTTCCCAAAATTAGTAGAGCCCAAAGTTATGTTTCCTATGATTGGTTTAATTTATTTGTTAGGCTTTATTGTAAGTGTAATGATAAAAGAGCCACCCATAAAAAGTGGTATCTCAAGAGTAGATTTTAGGAGTGTAAAAAAGCTTACATTTAGGCCTGAAATAAGAAACTTCTTAATTTTTTACATAATCTATTACATTGCTCTTCTTGGAGCATCTTCTAATGTTAACCTTTTAATTAGATCTTTAGGAGGAGAGAATAGACATATAAGTTTTGCCTATTCTGCCAGCTCTTTTTCAGAGATTCCTTTTATGCTTATATGGGGATATCTTTCAGATAAATTAGGAAGAAAACCCATACTTGTATTTACCTCTATAATACTTCCTATCAGAATCTTTCTTTATACCCTAACTAATAATCCTTGGCATATTATACTTATTCAACTGATGCATTCTCTAACCTTTGCAGTGATAGGAACTATTCCTGTAGTCTATATGAATGATCTTGTACCTCCTGAAGAGAGGGCAACAGCTCAAGGTTTGTTGGGAATGTCTATGGCTCTTTCATCTACTTTGGGGCCACTAATTTCAGGAGTTGTAGCAGATCTTACAGGTCTTGTAGGAATGTATCGCTTTTTAACCTTTGTAGCCTTAGTGTCTACAATACTTGCAATAACTTCTTTAAAAGAGTCAAAAAACAAAGGCGTCCCCACAAATTGA
- the murJ gene encoding murein biosynthesis integral membrane protein MurJ — MDKSNIIQRVKRIFIRQNVTEAAILITLLAAISRVIGFFREMMIAAFFGAKKFTDSFVVAQAIPGILAGLVAGALSSVFVPLYAEWREKKGKEEAERFASILVSDLFILLLGVTVFSYVISPLIIEILAPGFSGETRKLALDFTYIMLPGIIFWGTYGIITGLYNSHKSFVIPNLAGVLGSIVFILAIFFLHNTFGAYILPWGYLANVVIQYLLLLPALRRIGVKITWEINFRYEGLKKALVLITPIFLGQSIGLLNMAVDRIFGSFLPEGSISALNYASRVYQLPINLFVNALATAIYTDLAFQAQSENLDQFKLSLNKSLRAALFFLIPASFGLIFLAKPIVRLAFERGAFDALATKRTSESLIFYSLGLVFMSINMIITRGFFALHDTKTPVKNSIIALLFNIVLNTIFIKPLAHMGLALATSLASLISSVLLIRSLRSKISGVFSKDLLVNVFKFTLGGLFIGIVALLSFNFLYGHIFSHGQLGLAISLLVSVGIAVVIYLLLGLRWGIEESKRIFNIIKKNLELIVHLVK; from the coding sequence ATGGATAAGAGTAATATTATCCAAAGAGTAAAAAGAATATTTATAAGACAGAATGTTACTGAGGCAGCAATCTTAATTACCCTACTTGCTGCGATAAGTAGAGTTATAGGATTCTTCAGGGAGATGATGATTGCTGCCTTTTTTGGAGCTAAGAAGTTTACAGACAGTTTTGTGGTGGCTCAAGCTATTCCAGGAATTCTTGCAGGACTTGTAGCAGGGGCTTTGTCTTCGGTGTTTGTCCCTCTTTATGCAGAATGGAGAGAGAAGAAAGGGAAAGAAGAGGCAGAAAGATTTGCATCTATCCTTGTTTCGGACTTATTTATTCTGCTTTTAGGAGTAACTGTTTTTTCCTATGTTATTTCTCCTTTGATAATTGAAATTCTTGCCCCTGGATTTTCTGGAGAAACAAGAAAATTAGCCCTTGATTTTACCTATATTATGCTTCCTGGAATTATATTCTGGGGTACTTATGGTATTATTACAGGTTTATATAACTCTCATAAAAGTTTTGTCATTCCAAACTTAGCAGGGGTTCTTGGGAGTATTGTTTTTATACTTGCCATATTCTTCCTTCACAATACTTTTGGAGCATATATTCTTCCCTGGGGATATCTTGCTAATGTAGTTATACAATATCTTTTACTTCTTCCTGCTTTGAGAAGAATAGGAGTGAAAATAACTTGGGAGATAAACTTCAGATATGAAGGGCTCAAGAAGGCCTTAGTTCTTATAACTCCAATCTTTCTTGGACAAAGTATAGGACTTTTAAATATGGCTGTAGATAGAATATTTGGGTCTTTTCTTCCTGAAGGTAGTATTTCAGCTTTAAACTATGCAAGTAGAGTATATCAACTTCCTATAAATCTTTTTGTAAACGCTCTTGCTACAGCTATATACACGGATCTTGCCTTTCAGGCCCAAAGTGAAAACTTAGATCAGTTTAAATTATCTCTCAATAAGAGTTTAAGAGCAGCGCTTTTCTTTTTAATTCCAGCTTCTTTTGGCCTTATATTTCTTGCCAAACCTATCGTTCGGCTTGCCTTTGAAAGAGGAGCCTTTGATGCTCTTGCCACTAAGAGAACTTCCGAATCTCTTATATTTTATTCTTTAGGATTAGTTTTTATGAGTATTAATATGATTATCACAAGAGGGTTTTTTGCTCTTCATGATACAAAGACTCCTGTAAAGAATTCTATTATTGCTCTACTATTCAATATAGTATTAAATACCATATTTATAAAGCCTCTTGCTCATATGGGGCTTGCTCTTGCTACCTCACTTGCCTCTCTTATCTCAAGTGTTCTTCTCATAAGATCTTTAAGAAGTAAAATTTCAGGTGTGTTTTCAAAGGATTTATTAGTTAATGTTTTTAAATTTACTTTAGGTGGCTTGTTTATAGGTATTGTTGCTTTATTATCTTTTAACTTTCTTTATGGACATATCTTTTCTCATGGACAGTTAGGGCTTGCTATTTCACTGCTTGTCTCTGTAGGCATAGCTGTGGTAATCTATCTTCTCCTTGGACTTAGATGGGGCATAGAAGAGTCAAAAAGGATATTTAACATTATAAAGAAGAATTTAGAGTTAATCGTTCACTTAGTTAAGTAG
- a CDS encoding peroxiredoxin: MENLERKGIPLLGEPFPKIEVQTTHGVKNLPDDYKGKWFVLFSHPADFTPVCTTEFVAFQKRYDKFRALNTELIGLSIDQVFSHIKWVEWIKEKLGVEIEFPIIADDTGKVAEKLGLIHPGKGTNTVRAVFVVDDKGIIRLILYYPQEVGRNIDEILRAVEALQVTDKYGVATPAQWPDSEVVGKDHVIIPPAKDVETAKQRLESAKKGEIECFDWWLCHKKLER; this comes from the coding sequence ATGGAGAATTTAGAAAGAAAAGGAATTCCACTTTTAGGTGAGCCATTTCCCAAAATAGAAGTACAAACAACTCATGGAGTAAAAAATCTTCCCGATGACTATAAAGGAAAATGGTTTGTACTTTTTAGCCATCCTGCCGATTTCACACCCGTATGTACCACTGAGTTTGTAGCTTTTCAAAAAAGATACGATAAGTTTAGAGCTCTTAATACAGAGCTTATTGGACTTAGTATTGACCAAGTATTCAGCCACATTAAATGGGTAGAGTGGATTAAAGAAAAATTAGGAGTAGAGATTGAATTCCCAATTATTGCAGATGATACAGGAAAGGTTGCAGAAAAACTTGGATTAATTCATCCTGGAAAAGGTACAAACACAGTAAGAGCAGTATTTGTGGTAGATGACAAAGGTATAATAAGACTTATCCTTTACTATCCACAAGAGGTTGGAAGAAATATTGATGAGATTTTAAGAGCAGTAGAGGCATTACAAGTTACCGATAAATATGGAGTAGCAACTCCTGCTCAATGGCCAGATAGTGAGGTAGTTGGTAAGGATCATGTAATTATTCCTCCAGCTAAAGATGTAGAAACAGCTAAACAAAGATTAGAATCGGCTAAAAAAGGCGAAATTGAGTGCTTTGACTGGTGGCTCTGTCATAAAAAGTTAGAAAGGTAA
- a CDS encoding ABC transporter permease — protein MRNSLVFKISFWIIFIFIWYLMGSAINSKLILPLPHKVLYKVLELFSERNFYHHLFITLLRSVGGFTLALFLGFLLGCIKNKFLYSAIRNIIDIFQSNPLIVWITIALFWFGFGNKTIVFTVFIVLFPNFYLITYNAINNIPKEYIELFKIYPISRKKYLTKFLIPYLKPFLLPTLANSIISSLKITAMAEFLSGESGIGFLLSYAKTFLNTEEVYAYAVILFVFSKILEFIFIRLGILKGDRNYGFSES, from the coding sequence ATGAGAAATTCTTTAGTTTTTAAAATAAGTTTTTGGATAATATTTATTTTCATATGGTACCTTATGGGGAGTGCCATAAATTCCAAGCTTATTCTTCCCCTTCCCCATAAGGTACTATATAAGGTTTTAGAACTTTTTAGTGAGAGAAATTTCTACCATCATCTCTTTATAACCCTCTTAAGATCTGTAGGAGGGTTTACCCTTGCTCTATTTTTGGGTTTTCTCCTTGGATGTATTAAAAATAAATTCCTCTACAGTGCTATTAGAAATATCATTGATATTTTTCAGAGTAATCCACTAATCGTATGGATTACTATAGCTTTATTTTGGTTTGGCTTTGGAAACAAAACTATTGTGTTTACCGTATTCATTGTTCTATTCCCCAACTTTTACCTTATTACCTATAACGCTATAAATAATATTCCTAAAGAATATATAGAGCTTTTCAAAATATACCCGATAAGCAGAAAAAAGTATTTGACAAAATTTTTAATTCCCTACCTCAAACCCTTCTTGCTTCCCACTCTTGCCAATTCCATAATTTCCTCTTTAAAAATAACAGCAATGGCAGAATTTCTGTCGGGAGAAAGTGGAATTGGCTTCCTTCTGAGCTATGCAAAGACCTTTTTAAATACCGAAGAGGTTTATGCCTATGCAGTAATTTTATTTGTCTTTAGCAAAATTCTTGAATTTATCTTTATAAGGTTGGGCATTTTGAAAGGAGATAGGAATTATGGTTTTTCTGAGAGTTAA
- a CDS encoding ABC transporter substrate-binding protein — MNKKLLLLAMLFLLLILNPVFSQNKKIEVLIPLGPTVIPFSTMMLENPDFNFTIWRTIDELVIKAKDNKYDVIIAPFTTLVNLYNKGINIKYLATFNFASFYLVSNKAKKFEEIIGDNVYIAQKGSTQDIIFNIYLQEKNLKDKINIYYSTPQEIASLFIAGKINNALLPEPFVSMCVNNGGKIILDIQKTYREIAKARLLPITSIAVRGDIDKKEIKRIDLIFRENFKRLSQNPKDYIEKASEILKLDKKIIELSLKRLSFIYQGISIKNDLMKYLEFIYEKAPQTIGNIPDEKFFSF; from the coding sequence ATGAATAAAAAATTATTGCTCTTAGCAATGTTATTTTTATTACTTATTCTAAATCCTGTTTTCTCCCAAAACAAAAAGATAGAGGTGTTAATTCCTTTAGGCCCAACAGTTATACCCTTTTCTACAATGATGCTTGAAAATCCTGATTTTAACTTCACCATCTGGAGAACCATTGATGAACTCGTAATAAAAGCTAAAGATAATAAATACGATGTAATAATAGCTCCCTTTACAACCTTAGTTAATCTATATAATAAAGGTATTAATATAAAATACCTTGCCACCTTTAATTTTGCCTCCTTTTATCTGGTGAGCAATAAGGCTAAAAAATTTGAAGAAATTATTGGAGACAACGTTTATATTGCTCAAAAAGGATCTACCCAAGATATAATCTTTAACATTTACCTACAAGAAAAGAACTTAAAGGACAAGATTAATATTTATTACTCTACTCCTCAAGAGATAGCCTCCCTCTTTATAGCAGGAAAAATAAACAACGCATTACTTCCAGAACCTTTTGTCTCCATGTGTGTAAACAACGGAGGGAAAATAATTCTTGACATACAAAAAACCTATAGAGAGATAGCAAAGGCAAGACTTCTTCCCATCACCTCTATAGCTGTAAGAGGAGATATAGATAAAAAAGAAATAAAAAGAATTGATCTCATATTCAGAGAAAACTTTAAGAGACTTTCTCAAAATCCAAAAGACTATATAGAAAAAGCCTCAGAAATACTAAAATTAGATAAAAAAATTATAGAGCTTTCTCTAAAGAGATTATCCTTTATTTATCAAGGAATCTCCATCAAAAATGATCTAATGAAATATTTGGAATTCATATATGAAAAAGCCCCACAAACTATAGGGAATATACCTGATGAGAAATTCTTTAGTTTTTAA
- a CDS encoding SMR family transporter: protein MSKRYIAIFISFILCIIFTVVSNVSFKLSVQEKGDLKNFIFWQIVGNLTGFLSVIAYTYLLTLVPFYIGYALTTAFGQIFVQVFGSKWFFKEEISFSQWIGIILIIIGTLFLVKTK, encoded by the coding sequence GTGAGTAAAAGATATATAGCTATCTTTATATCTTTTATTTTGTGTATTATATTTACTGTTGTTTCCAATGTGAGCTTCAAACTTTCTGTGCAGGAAAAAGGAGATCTCAAAAATTTTATCTTTTGGCAAATCGTGGGTAATTTAACGGGATTTTTATCGGTCATTGCTTATACTTATTTGCTCACCTTAGTGCCATTTTATATAGGATACGCTTTGACAACGGCTTTTGGGCAGATTTTTGTTCAGGTTTTTGGCTCAAAATGGTTTTTTAAAGAAGAGATATCTTTTTCTCAATGGATTGGAATAATACTCATAATTATTGGAACTCTTTTCTTAGTTAAGACTAAATAA
- a CDS encoding ABC transporter ATP-binding protein, with product MKRLKKYIRHNLHFFISAIFCAILALSLDMFNPKIVELIVDRVIIKNNMELLPRLLLFMTLITFSRVILGYFKEYFMDLGGSRLAYELRVDLFEHLQKLPFSFFDGINTGELMSRIKEDIDNVWFTFGFGLVFFIEQLFYFLIASVILFSINWKLTLIVLTLIPFIGYIAYKLERENDEVYGEISDQGVRLNTTAQEDIAGIRVVKSFGREKYEIERFFEENKKNFELNVKQAKIFAKYFPWMDFLTNISIALAITLGGLWVIGDKMSVGTLVAYSGYVSMIVWPVRLGGWIVNMLAQCVASLKKIERLFRERPEKDFIGERIEVKGIRGEVLFKNVSFKYKDEYVLKNITFHIKPGKTLAIMGLTGSGKTTIVNLLGRFYEPWEGEILIDGMDIRKIDLKTLRENIAYVPQDVFLFSDTVRENIKLGKELDEKIIEKALKDAKALQFVRNLPEGLETIIGERGLGLSGGQKQRLTIARALARVLIGSAKILVLDDVTSALDMETELYIQKALEEYNLTKIIIAHRVSAVKNADEIIVLEKGEIVERGTHEELLSLKGRYYETYQEQYGKYVFMEEEPV from the coding sequence ATGAAGAGACTTAAAAAGTATATAAGACATAATTTACATTTTTTTATATCTGCCATATTTTGTGCCATTTTAGCCCTATCCTTAGACATGTTTAATCCTAAGATTGTAGAGCTGATTGTGGATAGGGTGATCATAAAGAATAATATGGAGCTTCTTCCACGTCTTCTTTTATTTATGACTCTTATAACCTTCTCTCGAGTCATTCTTGGGTACTTTAAGGAATATTTTATGGATCTTGGAGGATCAAGACTTGCCTATGAGTTGAGAGTGGATCTTTTTGAGCATCTTCAAAAGCTTCCCTTCTCCTTTTTTGATGGCATAAATACGGGAGAACTTATGTCAAGGATTAAGGAAGATATTGACAATGTATGGTTTACTTTTGGGTTTGGTTTGGTGTTTTTCATAGAACAGCTTTTTTACTTTTTAATTGCAAGTGTTATCCTGTTTTCCATAAATTGGAAGTTAACTCTCATAGTTCTTACTCTTATCCCCTTTATAGGATACATAGCTTATAAGCTTGAGAGGGAGAACGATGAGGTTTATGGAGAGATATCAGATCAGGGAGTAAGACTAAATACTACTGCTCAAGAAGATATAGCAGGAATAAGAGTAGTAAAATCCTTTGGCAGGGAAAAGTATGAGATAGAGAGGTTTTTTGAGGAAAACAAGAAGAATTTTGAGTTAAACGTAAAACAAGCAAAGATATTTGCTAAATATTTTCCATGGATGGATTTTCTTACCAATATCTCTATTGCTCTTGCCATAACTCTTGGAGGTTTATGGGTCATAGGGGATAAGATGTCGGTGGGTACTTTGGTGGCTTACTCTGGTTATGTCTCCATGATTGTATGGCCTGTGAGACTTGGAGGATGGATTGTCAATATGCTTGCCCAATGTGTGGCTTCTTTAAAGAAGATTGAGAGATTATTTAGGGAGAGACCAGAGAAAGATTTTATAGGGGAGAGAATAGAGGTAAAAGGGATAAGAGGAGAAGTGTTGTTTAAAAATGTCTCTTTCAAATACAAAGATGAATATGTACTGAAGAATATTACTTTTCATATAAAGCCCGGAAAAACTCTTGCCATAATGGGGCTTACAGGCTCTGGAAAGACTACTATAGTAAATCTTCTTGGGAGATTTTATGAGCCTTGGGAAGGAGAAATCTTAATTGATGGTATGGATATAAGGAAAATTGATCTTAAAACTTTAAGAGAGAATATAGCTTATGTTCCTCAAGATGTTTTTCTTTTCTCCGATACTGTAAGGGAAAATATTAAGCTTGGAAAAGAGTTAGATGAAAAGATTATAGAAAAGGCATTAAAAGATGCAAAAGCTCTACAGTTTGTGAGAAATCTTCCCGAGGGACTCGAAACTATAATTGGAGAAAGAGGATTAGGACTTTCGGGTGGACAAAAACAAAGGTTAACTATTGCAAGAGCACTTGCCAGAGTGCTTATTGGATCTGCAAAAATTCTTGTACTGGATGATGTAACATCTGCCCTTGATATGGAGACAGAACTTTATATTCAGAAAGCTCTGGAAGAGTATAATCTTACAAAGATTATCATAGCCCATAGAGTTTCTGCTGTTAAAAATGCCGATGAGATAATCGTCCTTGAAAAAGGCGAGATCGTAGAGAGAGGAACTCACGAGGAGCTTCTATCTCTTAAAGGAAGGTATTATGAGACATATCAAGAACAATATGGAAAATATGTATTTATGGAGGAGGAACCTGTTTAA
- a CDS encoding ABC transporter ATP-binding protein → MPYSLREDEKLEEKISIDILRRLFRYLKPYKKEILIVLLLIFVVMIVDLANPYLMKIAIDRFIKNKDPRGLITVGFVVLLLNLISAFCAKKRTERIAGITHRVILNIRQDLFNHIQKLSFAFFDERPVGKILARVIGDVNSLTNLFNMSVTNLIPDTFTIIATAGIMFYLNARLATYGLLMFPFLLITLFSIQTISRKRWQVVRKKNSTLNAFTHENYSGIRVVKYFNAENYRKNIFSELAWDVRQAFVRAVRINDLFWPMVEFSWGIGSIITFYFGIKMIKSGSITVGLLIAFSNYIAMFWRPIMNLSNFYNNLVTSMASAERIFEIMDINPNIVEDEDARDLEIKGEVEFRNVSFSYDGKKKVLKNVSFKVNPGERVALVGHTGAGKTTIVNLLCRFYDPDEGEILIDGVNIKKIKLESLRRQVAVMFQDTFLFSGSIKENIRYGRLSASDEEVISTAKEVYAHDFIMSLEKGYDTKVQERGLRLSTGQRQLVSLARTLIADPKILILDEATASIDTHTERLLQKGIEKLLKGRTSFIIAHRLSTIQNADRILVIEDGRVVEEGNHEELMRRKGIYYNMFMSQFKFWEEEREVVS, encoded by the coding sequence ATGCCTTATAGTTTAAGAGAAGATGAAAAGTTAGAGGAAAAAATAAGTATTGATATATTAAGAAGGCTTTTTAGATATCTCAAACCCTATAAAAAAGAGATATTAATTGTTCTCCTTCTTATCTTTGTGGTTATGATAGTAGATCTTGCAAATCCTTATCTTATGAAAATTGCTATTGATAGATTTATAAAAAATAAAGATCCAAGAGGACTTATCACTGTTGGATTTGTAGTTCTACTTCTGAATTTAATTTCAGCCTTTTGTGCTAAGAAAAGAACCGAGAGGATAGCAGGAATAACCCATAGAGTAATTTTAAATATAAGACAAGATCTTTTTAATCATATTCAAAAACTATCCTTTGCTTTCTTTGATGAGAGACCTGTAGGAAAGATACTTGCGAGGGTTATAGGTGATGTGAACTCTTTAACTAACCTTTTTAATATGAGTGTGACTAATCTTATTCCTGATACTTTTACCATAATTGCCACTGCAGGAATTATGTTTTATTTAAATGCAAGGCTTGCTACTTATGGTCTTTTGATGTTTCCATTTCTTTTAATTACTCTTTTTTCTATTCAGACCATAAGTAGAAAGAGGTGGCAGGTAGTAAGAAAAAAGAATTCTACTTTAAATGCCTTTACCCATGAGAACTATTCTGGCATTAGAGTGGTAAAGTATTTTAATGCAGAAAATTATAGGAAAAATATTTTTTCTGAGCTTGCTTGGGATGTAAGACAGGCCTTTGTAAGGGCTGTAAGAATTAATGATCTATTCTGGCCCATGGTGGAATTTTCTTGGGGTATAGGTTCTATAATAACCTTCTATTTCGGAATAAAAATGATTAAATCAGGAAGCATAACGGTAGGACTTCTTATAGCTTTTTCTAATTACATTGCCATGTTTTGGAGACCTATCATGAATCTTAGTAATTTTTACAACAACTTGGTAACTAGTATGGCGAGTGCAGAAAGAATATTTGAGATTATGGATATTAATCCTAACATTGTGGAAGACGAAGATGCCAGAGATTTAGAGATAAAGGGAGAAGTGGAATTTAGAAATGTGTCTTTCTCCTATGATGGAAAGAAAAAAGTTCTTAAGAATGTAAGTTTTAAGGTAAATCCGGGAGAGAGGGTTGCCCTTGTAGGTCATACAGGTGCGGGTAAAACCACCATAGTAAATCTTCTCTGCAGATTTTATGATCCTGACGAAGGAGAAATTTTGATTGATGGAGTAAATATTAAAAAGATAAAGCTTGAGAGTTTGCGAAGGCAGGTTGCAGTGATGTTTCAAGATACTTTTCTCTTCTCAGGGAGCATAAAGGAAAATATAAGATATGGAAGGCTTTCTGCCTCTGATGAGGAAGTGATAAGTACGGCAAAAGAGGTTTATGCACATGATTTTATAATGTCCTTGGAGAAAGGCTATGACACAAAAGTACAAGAAAGGGGATTAAGACTTTCTACAGGTCAAAGGCAACTTGTTTCTCTTGCAAGAACTCTTATTGCTGATCCAAAGATACTCATTCTTGATGAAGCTACGGCAAGTATCGATACTCATACGGAAAGACTTCTTCAAAAGGGAATTGAAAAACTACTTAAGGGAAGAACATCTTTTATTATTGCCCACAGGCTTTCTACCATTCAAAATGCAGATCGAATTTTGGTCATAGAGGATGGAAGAGTAGTAGAAGAAGGAAATCATGAAGAGCTTATGAGAAGAAAAGGCATTTACTACAATATGTTTATGTCTCAGTTTAAATTCTGGGAAGAAGAAAGAGAAGTTGTATCTTAA